In Pedobacter sp. WC2423, the following are encoded in one genomic region:
- a CDS encoding SusC/RagA family TonB-linked outer membrane protein, translating into MYKTYKYLFGILLSFIIVQTAAAQTAKITGVVTEKSNGQPVPGVSISVKGTNTGTQTDGNGKFSIIAKPNDILKIISIGYATQEIKVTSTNPVTVQLDESSNELSEVVVTALNIPKEKKSLGYSVQELKSKDISEAKETNLLNSISGKVAGVQITNSQGDMGSSRIIIRGETSISGNNQPLFVIDGVPVDNSQNLGSGGSRDFANTISDINSEDIESMSVLKGPNAAALYGSRAAAGVVLITTKKGKNSPGLGISVNSNATFSTLLTIPSYQNSFGQGANGQFSYVDGKGGGLNDGVDESWGPRLDGRLIPQFNSNGVPVPFIAHPNNVRDFFNTGYTLNNGIAISGSGDKYDLRFSYNNLDQKGVIPNSSQSKNSFLLNTTYKITPKLTFNASANYVNTSANLPGSGGKRASSTMLQFTWFGRQVDVDQLKTYKDANGKDINWNNSYYSNPYFVAYENTVGQVRNRLIGSAELNYKIIDGLSANFRTGNDYYNDRRKIRIAYGTNGTPFGSYEEDAYTFNENNTEARLDFTKKLNADFNLDLLLGGNIRTTTFESNDQKAPKLAVNNLYTLSNSRDPLISSNIYSKQRVYSTFGSAQLGFRNYAYLNLTARNDWSSTLPSQNRSYFYPSVNASLILTEAFDIKGDVLNFAKLRGGWSQVGKDASPYQLINNYSFTAPFDSNPQQNLSEVDLNPNLKPETTKSTEAGFEVGLFKNRVRVDFSVYNTNSINQILSLDVSPTTGFLKKLVNGGTINNKGLEAQLGVTPVKTKNFTWDITVNYSKNRSKVKDLYQGVQSYQLGVDGSVQILAAVGQPYGTIFGTAYDRNAAGDIIVGADGTPQASPSKKSLGKYTPDWLGGITNSFTYKRINLSVLVDAHVGGKIYSGTNATGTYTGVLASTLPGRGTENGGLSYYKNAAGKAIQITPGGAAPAGATLYDDGMIFKGSLADGSQNNTIIPASQYYKSLNNIDEASVYSATYIKLREIKLGYTLPDQWIKSIGLQSATISAVGRNLFILHKNVPNIDPESAFNTGNGQGLEDLGLPTVRTIGFNLNFKF; encoded by the coding sequence ATGTATAAAACTTACAAATACTTATTCGGGATCCTGCTATCCTTTATAATCGTACAGACTGCTGCGGCACAAACCGCTAAAATTACCGGAGTGGTCACCGAGAAATCTAACGGCCAACCTGTCCCTGGCGTAAGCATCTCCGTTAAAGGCACAAATACGGGTACGCAAACTGATGGAAATGGTAAGTTCTCCATCATCGCTAAACCAAATGATATCTTAAAAATCATATCTATTGGTTATGCGACTCAGGAAATCAAAGTAACTTCAACAAATCCGGTAACTGTTCAGCTGGATGAATCTTCTAATGAATTAAGCGAAGTCGTAGTAACGGCTTTGAATATCCCTAAAGAGAAAAAATCATTAGGTTATTCGGTACAGGAGTTAAAATCAAAAGATATCTCCGAAGCAAAAGAAACCAACTTGCTGAATTCTATATCAGGTAAGGTAGCTGGTGTACAGATCACCAACAGCCAGGGAGATATGGGTTCTTCCAGGATTATTATCCGTGGAGAAACTTCTATTTCAGGAAACAATCAACCCCTGTTCGTAATCGATGGAGTACCGGTAGACAATTCACAAAATTTAGGTTCAGGTGGCTCGCGGGATTTTGCGAATACGATTTCTGATATCAATTCGGAAGATATTGAATCGATGAGTGTGCTGAAAGGCCCTAACGCCGCCGCGCTTTACGGTTCCCGTGCTGCGGCCGGTGTAGTATTGATTACCACGAAAAAAGGTAAAAACTCTCCGGGTTTAGGAATCAGTGTAAACTCCAATGCTACCTTTTCTACTTTGTTAACCATTCCATCTTATCAGAATTCATTCGGACAAGGTGCCAACGGTCAGTTCAGCTATGTAGATGGTAAAGGCGGAGGTCTGAATGATGGCGTTGATGAAAGCTGGGGCCCAAGATTGGACGGTCGTTTAATCCCACAATTTAATTCTAACGGAGTACCCGTGCCTTTTATCGCACATCCAAATAATGTGCGTGACTTCTTTAATACAGGTTACACTTTGAATAATGGAATTGCAATTTCAGGTTCAGGAGATAAATATGATTTACGTTTCTCTTATAATAACCTGGATCAGAAAGGTGTTATTCCGAACTCTTCTCAGTCAAAAAACTCATTCTTACTAAATACTACTTATAAAATAACACCAAAGCTGACTTTTAATGCCTCAGCTAATTATGTAAACACGAGTGCAAACCTGCCAGGTTCAGGTGGAAAAAGAGCAAGCAGCACCATGTTGCAGTTCACCTGGTTTGGCCGTCAGGTTGATGTAGATCAATTAAAGACCTACAAAGATGCGAATGGAAAAGATATCAACTGGAACAATAGCTATTACAGTAATCCATATTTTGTTGCCTACGAAAATACGGTAGGTCAGGTTCGTAACAGACTGATCGGAAGTGCAGAATTAAACTACAAAATAATAGATGGTTTATCTGCGAACTTCAGAACGGGTAATGATTATTATAATGACCGCAGAAAGATCAGAATCGCTTATGGAACAAATGGTACCCCATTTGGTTCGTATGAAGAAGACGCTTATACTTTCAACGAGAACAACACGGAAGCAAGACTGGATTTCACTAAAAAGTTAAATGCTGATTTCAACCTTGATCTCTTATTAGGTGGAAATATAAGAACGACTACTTTTGAGAGCAATGACCAGAAAGCTCCTAAACTGGCCGTTAATAACCTCTACACGCTTAGTAATTCACGCGATCCGCTTATCTCTTCTAACATCTATAGTAAACAAAGGGTATACAGTACATTTGGTTCTGCTCAACTGGGATTCAGAAATTATGCTTATTTGAATCTTACAGCCAGAAATGACTGGTCATCAACTTTGCCTTCTCAAAACCGCTCTTATTTCTATCCTTCGGTCAATGCGAGTTTAATCCTTACAGAAGCATTTGACATCAAAGGTGACGTACTGAACTTTGCCAAACTTCGTGGTGGATGGTCGCAGGTGGGTAAGGATGCTTCCCCTTATCAATTGATTAATAATTATTCTTTCACTGCCCCATTTGATAGTAATCCACAACAAAACCTGAGTGAGGTAGATTTGAATCCAAACCTGAAACCAGAAACAACCAAGTCTACGGAAGCAGGTTTTGAAGTTGGGTTGTTCAAAAACAGAGTTCGTGTTGATTTCAGTGTATACAATACCAACAGTATCAACCAGATCTTAAGTCTGGATGTCAGCCCGACTACGGGTTTCTTAAAAAAACTGGTAAATGGGGGTACAATTAACAATAAAGGACTTGAAGCGCAATTGGGGGTAACACCTGTCAAAACAAAAAACTTTACCTGGGATATCACTGTGAATTATTCAAAGAACCGCAGTAAAGTAAAAGATCTTTACCAGGGCGTACAAAGTTATCAGCTGGGAGTTGACGGGTCAGTGCAGATTCTGGCCGCGGTAGGACAACCTTATGGTACAATTTTCGGGACTGCTTATGACAGGAATGCTGCCGGAGATATTATTGTTGGTGCAGACGGAACACCACAGGCAAGTCCTTCTAAAAAAAGCCTTGGAAAATATACTCCAGACTGGTTAGGCGGGATCACCAATAGTTTCACTTACAAAAGAATTAATTTAAGCGTATTGGTTGATGCACATGTTGGCGGTAAAATTTACTCAGGAACCAATGCGACCGGAACTTATACAGGCGTACTGGCTTCTACCCTTCCGGGCCGTGGTACTGAAAACGGCGGGCTGAGTTATTATAAGAATGCTGCTGGTAAAGCTATACAAATTACGCCTGGTGGTGCTGCTCCGGCAGGTGCAACACTATATGATGATGGTATGATCTTCAAAGGTTCTTTAGCAGATGGTTCTCAGAACAATACCATCATTCCGGCGAGTCAGTATTATAAATCTTTGAACAACATCGATGAAGCATCTGTTTACAGTGCTACCTATATCAAACTTAGAGAAATCAAATTAGGTTATACTTTACCTGATCAATGGATAAAATCTATTGGTTTGCAAAGTGCAACGATCTCAGCAGTTGGCAGAAACTTATTCATCCTGCATAAAAATGTACCTAATATAGATCCTGAGTCTGCGTTTAACACAGGTAATGGTCAAGGTCTCGAAGATCTTGGATTGCCAACTGTCCGTACTATCGGTTTCAATCTTAATTTCAAATTCTAA
- a CDS encoding universal stress protein — MKKITVLTDFSASAENAARYAVRLAQHLQANLTLYNSFLVPMAEPLGGQVYWSMEDYNILQKDSEEKLRTLGARLAEELSTLPVNAFRPVIDFKCQEGPLYRHIHRLSSDRDLMLLVMGTHRKGLGSLIMGNHMREIIGAVSLPVLIVPENQSFKKLDKLVFATDMEDSDLDIIQALTAFAKPSHAEITLAHIQHPDTSEADTKKLVTNFLEDVANKINYPKIYYRAVEHTPVKTGLKWLAENVTCNLFVMVHRHKTFLEQLFNLSNTQKMAANTNLPLLIFPCAENAEPGLNSSLESGYQENIIAAALS, encoded by the coding sequence ATGAAAAAGATAACCGTACTAACCGATTTTTCCGCCAGTGCAGAAAATGCTGCACGTTATGCTGTACGTCTTGCACAACATCTTCAGGCAAATCTTACCCTATATAATTCCTTTTTAGTACCCATGGCCGAACCTTTAGGTGGACAGGTTTACTGGTCAATGGAAGATTACAATATTTTACAAAAAGACAGTGAAGAAAAGTTGCGTACACTGGGCGCCAGGTTAGCAGAAGAACTCTCTACGCTTCCGGTTAATGCCTTCAGACCTGTTATAGACTTCAAATGCCAGGAAGGGCCTCTATACCGGCATATTCATAGATTATCTTCAGACAGGGACCTGATGTTATTAGTGATGGGCACACACCGGAAAGGTTTGGGTTCTTTGATTATGGGTAACCATATGCGCGAAATTATAGGTGCTGTATCCCTGCCTGTACTGATCGTACCAGAAAACCAAAGCTTTAAAAAGCTGGACAAGCTTGTTTTCGCAACAGATATGGAGGATAGTGATCTGGATATTATTCAGGCACTGACAGCATTCGCAAAACCATCTCACGCAGAAATTACATTAGCCCATATACAGCATCCGGATACCTCAGAAGCCGATACTAAAAAATTAGTCACCAACTTTCTGGAAGATGTAGCCAATAAAATAAATTACCCCAAAATTTATTACCGGGCAGTGGAACATACGCCTGTTAAAACAGGTTTAAAATGGCTGGCAGAAAATGTGACCTGTAATTTGTTCGTGATGGTACATCGCCATAAAACTTTTCTGGAGCAGCTTTTCAATTTAAGCAATACACAAAAGATGGCAGCAAATACTAATTTACCACTACTTATTTTCCCTTGTGCAGAAAATGCGGAGCCTGGACTGAACTCAAGCCTGGAATCTGGTTACCAGGAAAATATAATCGCTGCTGCACTCAGTTAG
- a CDS encoding GNAT family N-acetyltransferase — translation MEFFNQVGKKAIGSRLRMLTEKITEDAAQIYQCYGIDMQPKWFPVFYVLSQGEAMTITAIAKEIGHSHPSVSKIIGEMAKKGLVDEKKDETDGRRNMVSLSPKGEEITVKIQNQYADLDKAVADIAAQSRNDLWKAMEEWEFLLGQKTLLRRVQEIKKERESKEVTIVNYVPEYQQAFRALNEQWISKWFKMEQADYNALDDPQGYILDKGGYILVALYQGEPAGVCALIKMNDPDYDYELAKMAVSPAVQGKSIGWLLGNAITQKAKELGAQKIYLESNTILKPAINLYHKLGFVKVAGRITPYERCNIQMELVLS, via the coding sequence ATGGAGTTTTTTAATCAGGTAGGTAAAAAAGCAATAGGAAGCAGGCTGAGGATGCTGACAGAAAAGATTACAGAAGATGCCGCTCAGATTTATCAGTGCTATGGTATCGATATGCAACCCAAGTGGTTTCCGGTTTTCTATGTGCTTTCACAGGGAGAAGCGATGACCATTACTGCGATCGCTAAAGAAATTGGTCATTCCCATCCTTCAGTCAGTAAAATTATTGGAGAGATGGCAAAAAAAGGTTTGGTTGACGAGAAAAAAGATGAAACCGACGGTAGAAGGAATATGGTCAGCCTCTCCCCAAAAGGAGAAGAGATCACTGTAAAAATACAAAATCAGTATGCTGATCTGGATAAGGCGGTAGCAGATATAGCAGCACAGTCCAGAAACGATTTATGGAAAGCCATGGAAGAGTGGGAGTTTTTATTAGGACAGAAAACACTTTTACGCCGTGTGCAGGAAATTAAAAAAGAGCGGGAAAGTAAAGAAGTTACTATTGTGAACTATGTGCCGGAATATCAGCAGGCCTTCAGAGCACTCAACGAACAATGGATCTCCAAATGGTTCAAAATGGAGCAGGCAGATTATAATGCACTTGATGATCCGCAGGGTTATATTTTAGACAAAGGAGGCTATATACTGGTTGCGCTGTATCAGGGTGAGCCCGCAGGTGTCTGCGCATTAATCAAGATGAATGATCCGGACTATGATTACGAGCTGGCTAAAATGGCGGTATCTCCGGCTGTACAGGGAAAAAGTATTGGCTGGTTACTGGGAAATGCAATCACTCAGAAAGCAAAAGAACTGGGCGCTCAGAAAATATACCTGGAAAGCAATACGATTCTGAAACCGGCTATTAACCTGTACCATAAGTTAGGTTTTGTGAAAGTAGCTGGCCGGATCACTCCATATGAACGCTGTAATATTCAAATGGAACTTGTTTTAAGCTAG
- a CDS encoding DUF58 domain-containing protein → MKHLFIKYYKDLFLGKRLFAGLGFCISLFLFTFFLPWLDDLPYICFWALLLLVCIDLVLLFSGKGMFLRRDLPERLSNGDDNELHIYVESFFTFPIAIGIIDEIPFQFQKRDLWFKSSLKAGEQKTITYALRPVKRGEYEFGQTRLYVQSPLGLVSRRFNFGKAHTVPVYPSFLQLRKYELMAISNRLTEIGIKKIRRVGQSMEFDQVKNYVQGDDYRTVNWKATARKGELMVNSFMEEKAQHIYCIIDKSRVMKMPFDGLSLMDYAINASLVLSNVALLKDDKAGLITLSEKIGSIVSAERRPGQLGKIMEVLYKEKTQYLESNIEALHLAIRSVIKQRSLILFFTNFESMSALHRQLPFLKHIAKFHLLMIVFFENTAVKSMSDLPARDVEGIYIKTIAEKFVYEKRLMVKELAKHGILSILTSPENLTVNVVNRYLAIKAQQKI, encoded by the coding sequence TTGAAACATTTATTCATTAAATATTACAAAGACCTTTTTTTGGGTAAAAGACTGTTTGCTGGTTTAGGCTTTTGTATCAGCTTATTTCTGTTTACCTTCTTTTTGCCCTGGCTGGACGATTTGCCTTATATCTGCTTTTGGGCGCTCTTATTGCTGGTATGTATTGACCTGGTGCTGTTGTTCAGTGGTAAAGGCATGTTTTTACGCCGTGATCTTCCCGAAAGATTGAGTAATGGAGATGACAATGAGCTTCATATTTATGTAGAAAGCTTTTTTACCTTCCCTATAGCGATTGGAATTATTGATGAAATCCCTTTTCAGTTTCAAAAAAGAGATTTATGGTTTAAAAGCAGTTTAAAAGCCGGCGAACAGAAAACAATCACCTACGCATTAAGGCCGGTCAAAAGAGGTGAATATGAGTTTGGGCAGACGCGGCTGTATGTCCAATCACCACTGGGTCTGGTTTCCCGCAGATTTAATTTCGGAAAGGCACATACTGTTCCCGTTTATCCTTCTTTTCTTCAGCTGCGTAAATATGAGCTGATGGCTATCTCAAACAGACTGACTGAGATAGGAATTAAAAAAATCAGGCGTGTTGGACAAAGTATGGAGTTTGATCAGGTAAAGAATTATGTGCAGGGCGATGATTACCGTACCGTAAACTGGAAAGCAACGGCCAGAAAGGGTGAGCTGATGGTAAATTCTTTTATGGAAGAAAAAGCACAACACATCTACTGTATCATTGATAAGTCGAGAGTAATGAAAATGCCCTTTGATGGGTTAAGTTTAATGGATTACGCGATTAATGCAAGCTTGGTCCTGTCCAATGTAGCCTTATTAAAAGATGACAAAGCTGGATTGATCACGCTTTCGGAAAAGATAGGAAGTATTGTTTCCGCAGAACGCAGACCCGGCCAGCTGGGCAAAATAATGGAAGTCTTGTACAAAGAAAAAACACAGTATCTGGAAAGCAATATTGAAGCGCTGCACCTGGCTATCCGCAGTGTAATCAAACAGCGTAGTCTGATTCTCTTTTTCACAAATTTTGAAAGCATGTCTGCATTACACAGACAGCTTCCCTTTTTAAAACATATCGCTAAATTTCATTTGCTGATGATTGTCTTTTTCGAAAATACAGCCGTCAAATCAATGAGTGATCTGCCTGCCCGGGATGTGGAAGGCATTTACATTAAAACTATCGCAGAGAAGTTTGTCTACGAAAAGCGGCTTATGGTCAAAGAATTGGCAAAACATGGTATTCTCAGTATCCTGACTTCACCAGAAAATTTAACGGTCAATGTGGTTAACCGTTATCTGGCTATCAAAGCACAACAGAAAATCTAG
- a CDS encoding AAA family ATPase: METAQRTDLTQLNLAVEQIRESIGHIIVGQKDTIDFLIAGILADGHLLLEGVPGIAKTLSAKLIAKSIDAVFSRIQFTPDLMPSDVLGTSVFDPRSASFEYRKGPVFGNIILIDEINRAPAKTQSALFEVMEERQITVDGHTYPMDEPFMVLATQNPVEHEGTYRLPEAQLDRFLFKIEIKYPTLEEEIIILSRQHQHKLEDELKEIKAVLSIDQIKTCRALIKALHVEPKLIEYAAKIVHETRNNKSLYLGASPRASLALINGAKAIAAMQGRDFVTPEDIIKVAAPVLAHRIMLSPDKEMEGLTPGDIVAQIIQKIEIPR; encoded by the coding sequence ATGGAAACAGCTCAAAGAACCGACCTTACACAGCTTAATTTGGCAGTAGAGCAGATCAGGGAATCAATTGGCCATATCATTGTAGGCCAGAAAGATACTATTGACTTCCTCATTGCCGGTATTCTGGCCGATGGGCACCTCTTACTCGAAGGCGTTCCGGGAATCGCTAAAACACTCAGTGCCAAGCTCATTGCAAAAAGCATCGATGCTGTCTTTTCAAGAATTCAGTTTACACCAGATCTGATGCCTTCAGATGTACTGGGTACTTCTGTATTCGACCCGAGATCAGCATCCTTTGAATATAGAAAGGGCCCGGTTTTCGGAAATATTATTCTGATTGACGAAATCAACCGTGCCCCCGCAAAAACACAGTCAGCCCTGTTTGAGGTTATGGAAGAGCGTCAGATCACTGTAGATGGTCATACCTACCCGATGGATGAACCTTTTATGGTACTGGCTACACAAAATCCAGTGGAGCATGAAGGAACTTACCGGTTGCCAGAAGCACAGTTAGACCGGTTTTTATTTAAGATAGAGATTAAATATCCTACGCTTGAAGAAGAGATCATTATTTTGTCCAGACAACATCAGCATAAGCTGGAAGATGAACTGAAAGAGATCAAAGCCGTTTTAAGTATCGACCAGATCAAAACTTGCCGCGCACTGATTAAAGCTTTACATGTAGAGCCCAAATTAATTGAATATGCAGCAAAAATTGTTCATGAAACCAGGAATAATAAATCACTGTATCTGGGTGCTTCACCACGTGCTTCTCTAGCATTAATTAATGGGGCAAAAGCCATAGCCGCAATGCAGGGGCGTGATTTTGTAACCCCTGAAGATATCATTAAGGTAGCAGCTCCTGTACTTGCACACCGGATTATGCTAAGTCCTGATAAAGAAATGGAAGGTTTAACACCCGGTGATATCGTCGCGCAGATTATTCAAAAAATAGAGATCCCAAGGTAA
- a CDS encoding DUF4350 domain-containing protein, which yields MKGMKLYLIGSAAVLILYLVAQYYKPKPTDWNPTYLKEDKIPYGLYVLNQEKESIFPGVQFKTSRLPVYNTLKNQHYQKANYLFIAGSLKFDKLDYQELVKFMHAGNQVFIAAFNLGKLLNDTLKLETNINLSAKIKPDSINFVNPALKAKSGYVFDKGLGNQYFTAVDTSRCTVLGRNSGGEVNFVKYTFGKGALYVLPDPQLFTNYSLLQPGGAAYAAKALSYLQTGETLIWDENNTKGNAESGSILRVFFKHDQLRWSYCLALAGLLVFVLFEMKRRQRIIPVLLPLKNSSAEFVTVVGKVYYQQRDHSDIAQKKINYFLEYVRLTYRLKTLKTDEDFISSLVLISGAQEETTRQLFTVINTIHHGSKVTETLLIELNKLIEKFYNQAK from the coding sequence ATGAAAGGAATGAAATTATATCTGATTGGCAGTGCCGCGGTACTAATTTTATACCTGGTTGCACAATATTATAAGCCAAAACCAACTGACTGGAACCCCACTTATCTCAAAGAAGATAAAATTCCTTACGGACTTTATGTTTTAAACCAGGAAAAGGAAAGTATTTTTCCGGGTGTACAATTTAAAACCAGCAGACTGCCTGTATATAATACATTAAAGAATCAGCATTATCAAAAAGCCAATTATCTTTTTATAGCCGGCAGTCTTAAATTTGATAAGCTCGATTATCAGGAGCTGGTGAAATTTATGCATGCAGGAAACCAGGTATTCATTGCAGCTTTTAATCTTGGAAAGCTCCTGAATGACACCCTTAAACTAGAAACAAACATAAATTTATCTGCCAAAATAAAACCTGATTCCATCAATTTTGTAAACCCTGCGCTGAAAGCAAAAAGTGGTTATGTTTTTGACAAGGGGCTGGGAAATCAGTATTTCACAGCTGTTGACACTTCCCGCTGTACAGTTTTGGGAAGGAACAGCGGTGGAGAAGTGAATTTTGTAAAATATACTTTTGGTAAAGGCGCACTGTATGTATTGCCTGATCCACAACTATTCACTAATTATAGTTTACTCCAGCCTGGGGGTGCCGCTTATGCTGCTAAAGCACTTTCTTACCTGCAAACCGGTGAAACACTGATCTGGGATGAAAACAACACAAAGGGTAATGCAGAAAGCGGCTCTATTTTAAGGGTCTTTTTCAAACATGATCAGTTACGCTGGTCTTATTGCCTGGCGCTGGCCGGTTTACTGGTCTTTGTCTTATTTGAAATGAAACGCAGACAGCGGATTATTCCTGTTTTACTGCCTTTAAAGAATTCCTCTGCTGAATTTGTGACCGTGGTTGGAAAGGTATATTATCAGCAGCGTGACCATAGTGATATTGCACAAAAGAAAATCAATTATTTTTTAGAATATGTCCGGTTAACCTACCGCCTGAAAACTTTAAAAACAGACGAAGATTTTATTTCCTCTTTAGTGCTGATATCAGGCGCCCAGGAGGAAACAACAAGGCAGTTATTTACAGTCATTAATACGATTCATCATGGAAGTAAAGTTACCGAAACGCTCCTGATTGAACTGAACAAATTAATAGAGAAATTTTATAATCAAGCGAAATAA
- a CDS encoding DUF4129 domain-containing protein, translated as MLKYLSAFLFVFTAQFFPVQAKQSVRTKLTVQAETTQTVPSKVKLLRSDSSKIQLRNFDAQKLKTYSQQTDFKYDQPAPVDSGLWDRFWAWFWRKLSGIARINYSVNFVRYIIISAFIALIVFGVIKFTGVDFKLFMGKSKAIAIPYAESADNIHEIDFNTEIDQAIQNANYRLAVRLMYLLSLKKLNSRNLINWQPEKTNQTYIREITDPQQRAQFSLLTTQFEYIWYGDFFIDQENFKQVRNSYDQFNTALR; from the coding sequence ATGTTAAAATACCTGTCCGCTTTTCTTTTTGTATTCACTGCACAGTTTTTTCCTGTTCAGGCAAAGCAGTCTGTCCGGACTAAGCTGACTGTACAGGCGGAAACTACTCAAACTGTACCTTCGAAAGTAAAACTACTCAGGAGTGACAGCAGTAAAATACAACTCAGAAATTTTGATGCGCAAAAGCTGAAAACTTACAGTCAGCAAACGGATTTTAAATATGACCAGCCAGCACCAGTTGATTCGGGTTTATGGGACCGGTTCTGGGCATGGTTCTGGAGAAAGCTGTCAGGCATTGCAAGAATCAACTATTCAGTAAATTTCGTCAGGTATATTATCATCTCAGCTTTCATAGCGTTAATTGTCTTTGGAGTAATTAAATTCACAGGTGTCGATTTTAAACTCTTTATGGGCAAATCGAAAGCGATAGCTATCCCTTATGCAGAGTCTGCCGATAATATTCACGAAATAGACTTTAACACGGAAATAGATCAGGCCATTCAAAATGCCAATTACAGACTTGCAGTAAGGTTAATGTACCTGCTTTCCCTGAAAAAGCTGAACAGCAGAAATCTGATTAACTGGCAGCCCGAAAAGACCAATCAAACTTATATCAGAGAAATTACTGATCCGCAGCAAAGAGCACAATTCAGCTTACTGACCACGCAGTTTGAATATATCTGGTATGGTGATTTTTTTATTGATCAGGAAAACTTTAAGCAAGTACGAAATAGTTATGATCAGTTTAATACAGCTTTGCGATGA
- a CDS encoding stage II sporulation protein M — translation MREALFVKQNSEKWKAYAHSPATHPDEIADRFIDITNDLSYAKTFYPKSKTTSYLNGLASTLHQSIYKNKKEDKNRFINFWKFELPVLFYTYRMQLLYAFLFFTISAAIGVLSAKYDDQFIRLILGDSYVNMTNENIAKGDPFGVYKQTSEFPMFFSIAANNIYVSLLMFVSGIFLSIGPIFYLLQNGIMLGSFEYYFFSRGLGIESILVIWIHGTLEISAIIIAGAAGLVLGHGLLFPKTYTRFQAFKQSAKDGTKIALGIVPILLVAAFFEGFITRHTGMPLWLSTGILGLSLIFIIWYVILYPLTLSKRNHPHQNV, via the coding sequence ATGAGGGAGGCCTTGTTCGTTAAACAGAATTCCGAAAAATGGAAGGCCTATGCGCATTCACCTGCAACTCATCCGGATGAAATTGCAGACCGCTTTATAGATATCACAAATGATCTCTCTTATGCTAAAACATTCTACCCCAAATCTAAAACAACCAGTTATCTGAATGGATTGGCTTCCACGCTGCACCAGTCTATTTATAAGAATAAAAAAGAAGATAAAAACAGGTTTATTAATTTCTGGAAGTTTGAACTGCCTGTACTGTTTTATACTTACCGGATGCAATTGTTATATGCTTTCCTGTTTTTTACAATTTCAGCTGCTATAGGTGTTCTTTCAGCAAAATATGACGATCAGTTTATCAGGCTGATCTTAGGTGACAGCTATGTAAATATGACGAATGAGAACATCGCTAAAGGCGATCCTTTTGGCGTATACAAGCAGACTTCAGAATTCCCCATGTTCTTCTCTATTGCAGCAAATAATATTTATGTATCGCTATTGATGTTTGTAAGCGGTATATTTTTATCCATTGGCCCGATTTTCTACCTGCTGCAAAACGGGATTATGCTGGGTTCTTTTGAATATTATTTTTTCAGCAGAGGCCTGGGCATAGAATCCATCTTAGTGATCTGGATTCATGGTACTTTAGAAATTTCGGCTATCATTATTGCAGGGGCTGCCGGCCTGGTCCTAGGGCATGGCCTGCTTTTCCCAAAAACATATACACGCTTTCAAGCCTTTAAGCAAAGTGCTAAGGATGGCACCAAAATCGCATTGGGCATTGTCCCGATTTTGCTGGTTGCCGCCTTTTTTGAAGGCTTTATTACCCGTCATACCGGAATGCCGTTGTGGCTGAGTACAGGTATTTTAGGCCTGTCGCTTATTTTTATCATCTGGTATGTCATTCTGTATCCATTAACTCTTTCCAAACGTAATCATCCACACCAAAATGTCTGA